The Mytilus galloprovincialis chromosome 3, xbMytGall1.hap1.1, whole genome shotgun sequence genomic interval CAGGGTTATTTCCTATGCCGGATGATACAGTTTGGGTGTGTGTGGGAAATGATAAGATTTTAGAGCACTTTAAACAGAATGGTGAAATCATATTATCGACGGAACTAGATTATCCAATGGATGATATTGTCGGAAAACAAGATGGAACGCTATTTATATCATGTAACTCACAAAGGAAGATAATTACTATCAACAGCCTAGGTAAGGGaaagacatttttaaaaactaaaaactgtCCCAGAGGTCTGGCTCTGGACGAGGAAGGGAACTGTTTGGTAGGTTTtgtacaaaaagaaacatttttcgACACCACTGACAACACGGACGGATATTTGTCGAGTGTTTCATCTGGTAGAGAACTACGGACTACGCTCAGAAGCAGAAATGTACAATATCCAGCAAGGATAGCAATCAACAAAGATCAGTCTGTTGTTATATCGGACTGGATACAGCTTGCTGTGTTCGTTTTCAAAGACAACGAAGAAGTGGGATGCTACGAAGGTAATCCGCAACTGTCAGATGATTTCATACCGCGAGGTGTATGCTGCACTTCGGATGGAGATATAATAGTTGTCGATATTGAAACAAACAGTTTGCACCTTTTGTCATATGATGCCGTCTTCAAGCGCGTTTTATCCGAAATAGAAATGATCCAAGAACCAAGGAGTATCGCTAGAGATGAAAAAGATAATTTATGGATTGGAACCCAGAATGGAAATATACATTTTGCAAATTTAATAGGACGTTGATTACGTATCCTTTGTTCATGCAATGCCAAGCTTCAGTTAAAATAAGAAAACTAAATCATATGATAAGAAATTATGTGTGAAATATAAtgtaaactcacaaaaatactgaactcagaggaaaatcaattcggaaagtccataatcacatggcaaaatcaaataacaaaacgcatcaaaaacgaatggacaaaaactgtcatattcctgacttggtacaggcattttcaaatgtagaaaatggtggattgaacctggttttatagctagctaaacctctcacttgtatgacagtccaatcaaattacattatattgtcaccgatgcgtgaacaaaacaaacagacacaatagttaaaaatgtcaaaaataggggtacagcagtcaacattgtgttatcatcttaataactataaaaacaacaaatgtaacgaagaagcacaaaaaggcatacatcaaattaacatcctcattttgattatattatacgattttatttgtctatgtaaaatgcacccatcaaggaataATAATATTACAATAGCGTATATATACAGCATATACTTGTTTGATTGGAAATCTTTTTACACGTTAATTTCACGCCgcaataatcagaagaaataatATATGCTTCAATTATTTTACATCTATCAGACAGAAACACGTATAAAAATTCACCAACAGTAGACTATAAcaataaacatttatacatttCGTTTTCAATCTCGATAGGTAAAATAACCAAAAGTACATAGAAAAAGTACAATAAAATCTAAATCTAAATTCTATGATATTGTATACTAGAcaataaaaaacacatttacaaaaaaatacaaaaaaaaaaaacaacacatgatACCGTTTTAAGAAAATTctcaaaaagaaaaatttaagCATGATGATAGCTGAAGAACAGAACAATACTTTACCGTATGGCGATCGTACTTTAGAACTTGTTGTCATACCACAACGCCATGATGAACACTAGAAGACAAGGCCTTGTGCTAGGCTTGATCTTACACGATCTAAATACTGAAAAATTGAATGTAAGAAACATTTTTGATTTATACCTACAGATCAGTTACAGTGATTTGACCGCTAATAAATGATAAGTttttttcggtaaaaaaaaagatgtaaagaTATATTCCTTAATGTGTGTTATTCATAAATAATTTTATCCTTTATAAGAATAGAGGTAAAATGATATTCTTATTACATTTCAGTATGTAGAAACATATTCAACACTTAGCTTCCGatatttgtgttaaattttttatctgtCTCGATGCAAAGAACTCAAAATATACTTCAGATTATTCGTCTTTCAATTCAAAATCACCTGACATGTATGAGTGTCATCAGTTAGTTTCCGTACTTAAAGGGTAAAATGCTTTTCAATTCTCAATTGTATTTAACATTATGGAATAGGCTCATGTAAAATTATGAATACACGAAAGtgatatttgatagattttaaaataatgatCAGTTGTGTTTAAGGTTGACCAAAAGGATACTTATCAACTTCTTTTTGTTCTTCTAACATTAGAGGTTTGGGTCGAGGACCTAGGTTATTCCACTTTCTTTTAAACGAATACAAGAATTTAGAAATAGTTCTATAGAAACCACAATTAtgatcagtggcggattcaggggCGTACGCTCCCTTTTATtagaaagtatatatatttttttagcagAAAATCGTCCAAAAATATCTTCAGATTTATTGGATTCACCCCTCTATTTAGATGATTCCTGATCCACCCCTGATGAAGTCACATACCAACATCTCAACAAACACAAAGTTTAAATTAAATTAGTAgcgttttaacatattttacggcttttatattttggttattagactaaataaatcattttatgaTGTGATTCGGACTGTAAAATGTAGTTTTAATGCTCCAGTATTTACAGAAGACAAGACGTATATCTGTCTCGAAAAAGACGTAATGGAGTATGGTAATACGCACTCGTCTTTGACTTTTCAAACATTTGTGAAAAGCGGAGCATGTAATGTCACTCACGTTGTAATTCATCTGCATACCAAACACCATTGACACAATATTTAACAAGGAAACTATGCAAAGTTTAAGTCAATGAACCATTATGAGGAAAGGTCTTATAACCTCCATGTTAATGAGACGTG includes:
- the LOC143066427 gene encoding uncharacterized protein LOC143066427, yielding MSKLLKDHTTYPLEDVNLMQQRTCKIHPEKSLFLFCLKCQIAVCEICNMTAHKLHDTRDFTSLAKEIRLNLKQTLEHPERSSNIKEAMRQMENETNRLHVFENKAILMINERAELLNDFVKKIENELCSEVMAFVNKYNEQLKQEATQLTKFKISVESRFHFAQKFLKDADEIDISCHGKDLNACLSESLQKKMSPKNITDIDFVSNKVCISDMARLFGKVNPTIPKLSVGGKRYDVANSFVCSTKRSLVTGLFPMPDDTVWVCVGNDKILEHFKQNGEIILSTELDYPMDDIVGKQDGTLFISCNSQRKIITINSLGKGKTFLKTKNCPRGLALDEEGNCLVGFVQKETFFDTTDNTDGYLSSVSSGRELRTTLRSRNVQYPARIAINKDQSVVISDWIQLAVFVFKDNEEVGCYEGNPQLSDDFIPRGVCCTSDGDIIVVDIETNSLHLLSYDAVFKRVLSEIEMIQEPRSIARDEKDNLWIGTQNGNIHFANLIGR